A genomic segment from Actinomadura hallensis encodes:
- a CDS encoding TetR/AcrR family transcriptional regulator: MGTDSRERMVRSAAYLFRERGYSGTGFRDVIAHSGAPRGSIYHHFPGGKAQLAEEAVRYAGEFLNSGIVAAVEGGDPASAVEAFVGWWRQVLVKSEFRAGCPVVAVTVENNDDAPQLAAAAAAAFGRWQDTLATGLGNAGVADDRAARLARLIVAAVEGATILCRAHRDVAPLDDVVAELKEMTRAAVREAG, translated from the coding sequence ATGGGGACCGACAGCCGGGAACGCATGGTGCGCAGCGCCGCCTACCTCTTCCGCGAGCGCGGCTACAGCGGCACGGGTTTCCGCGACGTCATCGCGCACAGCGGCGCGCCGCGCGGGTCGATCTACCACCACTTCCCCGGCGGCAAGGCGCAGCTCGCCGAGGAGGCCGTCCGCTACGCCGGCGAGTTCCTCAACTCCGGCATCGTCGCCGCCGTCGAGGGCGGCGACCCCGCGTCCGCCGTGGAGGCCTTCGTCGGCTGGTGGCGCCAGGTCCTCGTCAAGAGCGAGTTCCGCGCGGGCTGCCCGGTCGTCGCCGTCACCGTCGAGAACAACGACGACGCCCCGCAGCTCGCCGCGGCCGCCGCGGCGGCGTTCGGCCGCTGGCAGGACACCCTCGCCACCGGCCTCGGCAACGCCGGCGTCGCCGACGACCGCGCCGCCCGCCTCGCCCGGCTGATCGTCGCCGCGGTCGAGGGCGCCACGATCCTGTGCCGCGCCCACCGCGACGTCGCGCCCCTCGACGACGTCGTCGCCGAGCTGAAGGAGATGACCCGCGCGGCCGTCCGGGAGGCCGGGTAG
- the aroQ gene encoding type II 3-dehydroquinate dehydratase, whose amino-acid sequence MTRVLVLNGPNLRRLGVREPEKYGSTSFDELAALCRDAGRSLGLDVEVRQTDDEAEMIRWVHEAADERLPIVLNPAAFTHYSYALRDALAQRTAPLVEVHITNPAAREEFRHTSVVAGVATGTIAGFGTSSYVLALRAVAELTAGDS is encoded by the coding sequence ATGACCCGTGTGCTCGTCCTGAACGGCCCCAACCTGCGCCGGCTCGGCGTCCGCGAGCCCGAGAAGTACGGGTCGACCTCGTTCGACGAGCTCGCCGCGCTGTGCCGGGACGCCGGGCGCTCGCTCGGGCTCGACGTGGAGGTCCGGCAGACCGACGACGAGGCCGAGATGATCCGCTGGGTGCACGAGGCCGCCGACGAGCGCCTTCCCATCGTGCTGAACCCGGCCGCGTTCACCCACTACTCGTACGCGCTGCGCGACGCCCTCGCCCAGCGCACCGCGCCGCTCGTCGAGGTGCACATCACCAACCCGGCGGCGCGCGAGGAGTTCCGCCACACCTCGGTCGTGGCGGGCGTCGCGACCGGCACCATCGCCGGGTTCGGGACGTCGTCGTACGTCCTCGCGCTCCGGGCCGTCGCGGAGCTCACCGCCGGGGACTCCTGA
- the aroB gene encoding 3-dehydroquinate synthase: protein MTQSRVHVGGADPYDVVIGTGVMGELPAMVGDRARTVAVVHAEGLPEIARPVCGALESAGYAVHALPVPDGEAAKEVGVLAGLWSAFARAGMTRTDVVVGVGGGAATDLAGFAAASWLRGVRAVLVPTTLLGMVDAAVGGKTGINIPEGKNLVGAFHPPAGVVCDLATLPTMPREDYVSGLAEIIKAGFIADPKILELVEDDPAGAASPDGPHTRALVERAVQVKADVVSADLKESGLREILNYGHTLAHAIEKAEDYRFRHGHAVAIGMVYAAELARLAGRLPADVVRRHRDVIASVGLPTSYAADWPGLRAAMTIDKKARGATLRFVVLDGVAEPGRLEAPDEELLAAAYREIAR from the coding sequence GTGACGCAGTCGAGGGTGCACGTCGGCGGGGCCGACCCGTACGACGTCGTGATCGGAACCGGCGTCATGGGCGAGCTGCCCGCCATGGTCGGCGACCGCGCCAGGACGGTCGCCGTCGTCCACGCCGAGGGGCTGCCGGAGATCGCCCGCCCCGTGTGCGGCGCCCTCGAGTCCGCCGGGTACGCCGTCCACGCGCTGCCCGTCCCGGACGGGGAGGCAGCGAAGGAGGTGGGCGTCCTCGCCGGGCTCTGGTCGGCGTTCGCGCGCGCCGGGATGACCCGCACGGACGTCGTGGTCGGGGTCGGCGGCGGCGCCGCCACGGACCTCGCCGGGTTCGCCGCGGCGTCGTGGCTGCGCGGGGTGCGGGCGGTGCTCGTCCCGACGACGCTGCTCGGCATGGTCGACGCCGCGGTCGGCGGCAAGACCGGCATCAACATCCCCGAGGGCAAGAACCTCGTCGGCGCCTTCCACCCCCCGGCCGGGGTGGTGTGCGACCTGGCGACGCTGCCGACGATGCCCCGCGAGGACTACGTCAGCGGGCTCGCCGAGATCATCAAGGCCGGGTTCATCGCCGACCCGAAGATCCTCGAGCTGGTCGAGGACGACCCGGCGGGCGCCGCGTCCCCGGACGGCCCCCACACCCGCGCGCTGGTCGAACGCGCCGTCCAGGTCAAGGCGGACGTCGTGTCGGCCGACCTGAAGGAGAGCGGCCTGCGGGAGATCCTCAACTACGGGCACACGCTCGCGCACGCCATCGAGAAGGCCGAGGACTACCGGTTCCGGCACGGCCACGCCGTCGCTATCGGCATGGTGTACGCCGCCGAGCTGGCCCGGCTCGCGGGCAGGCTGCCCGCCGACGTCGTCCGGCGGCACCGCGACGTGATCGCCTCCGTGGGGCTGCCGACCTCCTACGCCGCCGACTGGCCCGGTCTGCGCGCCGCCATGACCATCGACAAGAAGGCGCGGGGCGCCACGCTGCGCTTCGTCGTCCTCGACGGCGTCGCCGAGCCCGGCCGCCTCGAGGCCCCGGACGAGGAGCTGCTCGCCGCCGCCTACAGGGAGATCGCCCGATGA
- a CDS encoding shikimate kinase — MTMRPKAVIIGPPGSGKTTIGGALAERLGVALRDTDADVERAAGKPIGEIFIDDGEERFRELERAAVAAALDEHEGVVALGGGAILAAETQSRLGGHTVVYLRVGLSEAIKRVGLASARPLLALNPRSQMRKLLEERLPIYERLGTVSVDTDGREPAEIVDEIVKALEAAGGGSGEPSSREEEA; from the coding sequence CTGACCATGCGACCGAAGGCAGTCATCATCGGGCCGCCCGGCTCCGGCAAGACCACCATCGGCGGCGCGCTCGCCGAGCGGCTCGGCGTCGCGCTGCGCGACACCGACGCCGACGTCGAGCGCGCGGCCGGCAAGCCGATCGGTGAGATCTTCATCGACGACGGCGAGGAGCGCTTCCGCGAGCTGGAACGCGCGGCCGTCGCGGCGGCGCTGGACGAGCACGAGGGCGTCGTCGCGCTCGGCGGCGGCGCGATCCTGGCGGCGGAGACGCAGTCGCGGCTCGGCGGGCACACCGTCGTCTACCTGCGGGTCGGGCTGTCGGAGGCGATCAAGCGGGTGGGGCTGGCTTCGGCGCGGCCGCTGCTGGCACTGAATCCGCGCAGCCAGATGCGCAAGCTCCTGGAGGAGCGCCTGCCCATCTACGAGCGGCTCGGCACCGTCTCGGTCGACACCGACGGCCGCGAGCCCGCCGAGATCGTCGACGAGATCGTCAAGGCGCTGGAGGCCGCCGGCGGCGGGAGCGGGGAGCCGTCCTCCCGCGAGGAGGAGGCGTGA